One genomic region from Microcoleus sp. FACHB-672 encodes:
- a CDS encoding AAA family ATPase gives MVTLPGYRVTEKIYDGSRTLVYRALRDSDRIPVAIKLLKTDYPTFTELVQFRNQYTIAKNLNLPGIIQPISLESYRNSFALVMEDFGGISLKEYVTHLRSNSLKNSFPDHTQDCVSSVPLDEFLNIALTIVRTLEGLYHNRITHKDIKPQNILINPQTKQVKLIDFSISSLLPRETQEIQNPNVLEGTLAYMSPEQTGRMNRGIDYRTDFYSLGVTFYELLSGQLPFQSSDPMELVHCHIARQPAPAIELNPAIPQMVNNIIMKLMAKTAEERYQSAFGLRYDLEICLQQWETAGSISLFTLGERDISDRFLISEKLYGREAEVKALLTAFERVGKGTTEMMLVAGFSGIGKTAVVNEVHKPIVRQRGYFISGKFDQFKRNIPFSALVQAFQNLMGQLLTESAGSVQEWKAKILSALGENAQVIIDVIPQLERILGQQPALPELAPAAAQNRFNLLFGKFIRIFTIKEHPLVIFLDDLQWADSASLKLMQLLMTEAMASGTPVSQHLLVIGAYRDNEVSAAHPLMLTLEEMRSAGATVNQINLAPLDENHINCLIADTLSSPPERALPLTELILNKTKGNPFFTNQFLKSLYQDRLISFDFNFGYWECDIAKVKALTVSDDVVEFMALQLKKLPEVAQAVLKLAACIGNSFDLTTLAIVREKSPVETATELWKALQEGLVLPISEVYKFFQETDSLSSLNSENLKKSSVSSNTESPGAVPYKFLHDRVQQAAYFLIPETEKQATHLKIGQLLLNGTPVKEREEKIFDIVNQLNIGAELIREQRNRDELAKLNLIAGRKAKASTAYNAAVRYLTAAIELLAVDSWESQYDLTLALYVESTEAAYLNTDFERMEQLVQIVLQQAKTVLDRVKVYEVKMLACVARNQLIETVKIGLQVLKFLGVDLPENPRKLDVILGLMKTKRALFGKRIEDLINLPEMTDPIKLSAMRILSTASTSAYFAVPTLLPLIVFKQINLSLKYGNSPSSAYGYVGYGLVLCGVVGDIEAGFKFGELALNVLARFNAKDLKARIYQIVNSFVTHWKKAVAETLPPLLEAYQSGLETGDLQYAAYSAYVYCSRAYFSGRDLAVFEKEIASYNEAIYQLKQATALNYNQIYEQVVLNLTNSSEIPWRLMGKSYNEETRLPLHQQANDSTAMCVLYINKLILCYLFYEYRQAFDNAILAEKYIGGVTSTMPYTVFHLYDSLARISVLNDAPKSEKKRLWQKVNANQKKMKKWAHHAPMNYLHKYYLVEAERCRFLGRKVEAMDYYDRAIALAKEHQYINEEALANELAAKFYLSQGKEKLAQVYLTDAYYCYARWGAKAKIEDLEKRYPLLLGFILNRKTTLKTGETVSQMTVGTVSSSGTDVSEALDLATVIKASQAIAKEIQLDNLLSSLMQVALENAGAEKCAFILQKSGQLVIEAQGMSRKSLEVSLTAQEKPATDSTDAKHTLTVLQSIPLASCQDIPITLINYVSHTQETLLLDNATDETNFAADSYIIEHQPKSVLCLPILNQNKLTGILYLENNLTTGAFTPDRLEVLKILSSQAAISIENAQLYLAVKESESRLTQFLEALPVGVGILDSGGKVYYTNHTAQQLLGKGVIPETTSEQIPEVYKICVAGTDQQYPAERLAVVRALKGESVTNADMEIHQGDKIIPLETWGTPIYDEKGNISYAIVAFQDITERKKAEAERARFTEELAQLNDDLKQALDIELELTDATGRFVPNEFLSFLGYESIVDAKLGEAVQKEMSVLFSDIRDFTTLSESMTPENNFKFINSYLSRMEPAIIENNGFIDKYIGDAIMALFSGGADDAVKAAISMLRRLIEYNQHRVSVDYLPIQIGIGINTGSLMLGTVGGQNRMDGTVIGDAVNLASRIEGLTKNYGVSLLITHHTFMGLENPADYSFRLIDRVKVKGKSEMVSVFEIFDAEPVEIKEGKLATKTLFEQALLLYYLQNFSEAAQSFQECLRINPQDKVIKIYLERCRQQIG, from the coding sequence ATGGTTACACTCCCAGGCTATCGCGTCACTGAAAAAATCTACGACGGTTCCAGAACTCTAGTTTATCGAGCGCTGCGTGATTCAGACCGAATACCCGTGGCGATCAAACTGCTTAAGACAGATTATCCCACGTTTACTGAACTCGTGCAGTTTCGCAATCAGTACACAATTGCTAAAAATCTTAACTTGCCAGGGATTATTCAACCGATTAGCCTGGAAAGTTACCGTAATAGTTTTGCTCTAGTGATGGAAGATTTCGGTGGCATTTCCCTCAAAGAATATGTCACTCATTTAAGGTCAAATTCTTTAAAGAATAGTTTTCCAGATCACACTCAAGATTGCGTGTCGTCCGTACCGTTGGATGAGTTTCTCAACATTGCGCTAACAATTGTGCGAACGCTAGAAGGACTTTATCACAACCGAATTACCCATAAAGATATTAAACCTCAAAATATTCTAATTAATCCGCAAACTAAGCAAGTAAAGCTCATTGATTTCAGCATTTCCTCCCTCTTACCCAGAGAAACGCAAGAAATCCAAAACCCTAATGTCTTGGAAGGAACACTTGCTTATATGTCTCCTGAACAAACTGGGAGAATGAATCGTGGCATCGACTACCGTACAGATTTTTATTCCCTAGGGGTGACATTTTATGAACTCCTGAGTGGGCAGCTTCCCTTCCAATCTAGCGATCCGATGGAGTTAGTTCACTGCCACATCGCTCGTCAGCCGGCACCGGCCATTGAGCTAAATCCAGCCATTCCTCAAATGGTGAATAACATCATTATGAAGTTAATGGCAAAAACGGCTGAAGAACGCTATCAAAGTGCTTTTGGTTTGCGCTACGACTTAGAAATTTGTTTGCAGCAATGGGAAACTGCCGGCAGCATTAGCCTGTTTACTTTAGGAGAGCGAGATATTTCTGACCGCTTCTTGATCTCTGAAAAACTTTATGGCAGAGAAGCTGAAGTCAAGGCTTTGTTAACCGCCTTTGAGCGGGTGGGCAAAGGCACTACCGAAATGATGTTAGTTGCTGGCTTTTCGGGAATTGGTAAAACAGCGGTCGTGAATGAAGTTCATAAACCCATTGTTCGGCAACGGGGTTATTTTATCTCAGGTAAATTTGACCAATTTAAGCGTAATATTCCTTTCTCTGCTTTAGTGCAAGCCTTTCAAAACCTGATGGGACAATTACTAACAGAAAGTGCTGGCTCTGTGCAAGAATGGAAAGCAAAAATTTTGTCAGCTTTGGGAGAGAATGCTCAGGTCATAATTGATGTGATTCCACAACTGGAGAGGATTCTCGGACAGCAGCCGGCTTTGCCAGAACTCGCGCCGGCAGCCGCCCAAAACCGATTTAATTTGCTGTTTGGAAAATTCATTCGGATATTTACCATCAAAGAACACCCGCTTGTCATTTTTTTAGATGACTTGCAGTGGGCTGATTCTGCTTCTTTGAAGTTAATGCAATTGTTGATGACTGAAGCAATGGCAAGCGGGACGCCGGTTTCACAACATCTGTTAGTCATAGGAGCTTATCGGGATAATGAAGTCAGTGCAGCACATCCCTTAATGCTGACTTTAGAAGAGATGCGCTCTGCCGGCGCGACAGTTAATCAAATTAACCTAGCACCTCTTGATGAAAATCATATAAACTGCTTGATTGCCGATACCCTAAGCTCCCCTCCAGAACGGGCACTTCCTTTAACCGAACTAATTTTAAATAAAACCAAAGGTAATCCTTTCTTTACAAATCAATTTCTTAAATCTTTATATCAAGATAGGCTAATTTCTTTTGATTTTAACTTCGGTTACTGGGAGTGCGATATAGCCAAAGTCAAGGCGCTGACTGTGAGCGATGACGTGGTTGAGTTTATGGCACTTCAATTAAAGAAACTACCAGAGGTTGCCCAAGCTGTGTTGAAATTAGCTGCTTGTATTGGCAACTCTTTTGACTTAACAACTCTAGCAATTGTGCGAGAAAAATCGCCTGTAGAAACAGCAACTGAGTTGTGGAAAGCGCTGCAAGAAGGTTTGGTTTTGCCGATCAGCGAAGTTTATAAGTTTTTCCAAGAAACTGATAGCTTATCAAGTTTAAATTCTGAAAATTTAAAAAAATCATCAGTTTCCTCAAATACAGAATCCCCTGGTGCAGTTCCTTATAAATTTCTGCATGATCGAGTCCAGCAAGCGGCTTATTTTCTGATTCCTGAAACGGAAAAGCAGGCGACTCACCTAAAAATTGGGCAACTACTGTTGAACGGGACACCTGTGAAGGAACGGGAAGAGAAAATATTTGATATTGTTAACCAATTAAATATTGGCGCAGAATTAATTAGGGAGCAAAGAAACCGAGATGAATTAGCTAAGCTGAATTTAATTGCCGGTCGTAAAGCGAAGGCTTCTACTGCTTATAACGCTGCTGTTAGGTATTTAACTGCGGCAATCGAATTACTAGCAGTAGATAGCTGGGAAAGTCAGTATGATTTGACATTGGCGCTGTATGTGGAATCGACAGAAGCGGCCTACCTCAACACGGACTTTGAGAGGATGGAGCAGTTAGTTCAGATTGTGCTGCAACAAGCTAAAACGGTACTAGATCGGGTTAAAGTTTATGAAGTAAAAATGCTTGCTTGTGTGGCACGAAATCAACTGATAGAAACAGTAAAGATTGGATTGCAAGTGTTGAAGTTTTTAGGCGTGGACTTGCCTGAAAATCCAAGGAAGCTCGATGTAATTTTGGGTTTAATGAAGACAAAGCGAGCTTTGTTCGGAAAGCGAATTGAGGACTTAATCAACTTGCCGGAAATGACCGATCCAATTAAGCTTTCAGCAATGAGGATTCTTTCAACGGCATCGACTTCTGCCTATTTTGCTGTCCCTACATTGTTGCCGCTAATTGTTTTTAAGCAGATCAATTTATCGTTAAAATATGGGAATTCTCCCTCTTCTGCCTATGGTTATGTTGGTTATGGACTTGTTCTTTGCGGCGTTGTGGGGGATATTGAAGCCGGTTTTAAATTTGGTGAGCTTGCTTTAAATGTATTGGCACGCTTTAATGCAAAAGATTTAAAAGCTAGAATTTACCAAATTGTTAATAGTTTTGTCACTCATTGGAAGAAGGCAGTAGCTGAAACATTGCCTCCTTTGCTTGAAGCTTATCAAAGTGGGCTTGAAACCGGCGATTTACAGTATGCTGCTTATTCGGCTTATGTTTATTGCTCCCGTGCTTATTTTAGCGGCAGAGATTTAGCAGTTTTTGAAAAAGAAATCGCGTCCTATAATGAAGCAATTTATCAACTCAAACAAGCAACTGCTCTTAACTATAATCAAATTTACGAGCAGGTGGTCTTAAACTTAACAAATTCCTCGGAAATTCCTTGGCGTTTAATGGGTAAAAGTTATAACGAGGAAACGAGGTTGCCGCTTCATCAGCAAGCAAATGATAGCACTGCTATGTGCGTGCTATATATCAATAAACTTATTTTATGTTATTTATTTTATGAATACCGGCAAGCATTTGATAATGCCATTCTTGCGGAAAAATACATCGGAGGCGTTACCTCCACGATGCCTTATACAGTTTTTCACCTATACGATTCTTTAGCTCGAATTAGCGTATTAAATGACGCCCCAAAATCTGAAAAAAAGCGTCTTTGGCAAAAGGTGAACGCCAACCAAAAAAAGATGAAAAAATGGGCGCATCACGCCCCAATGAATTATTTGCATAAATATTATTTAGTAGAAGCAGAGCGGTGCCGATTTCTTGGGCGAAAGGTGGAAGCAATGGACTATTATGATCGTGCCATTGCTCTTGCAAAGGAGCATCAATATATCAATGAAGAAGCCTTGGCTAACGAACTCGCAGCCAAATTTTATTTGTCACAAGGTAAAGAAAAGTTGGCGCAAGTTTATCTAACTGATGCTTATTACTGCTACGCTCGTTGGGGAGCGAAGGCAAAAATTGAAGATTTAGAAAAACGCTATCCTCTATTACTTGGCTTTATTCTTAATCGCAAAACAACTTTAAAGACAGGCGAGACAGTCTCTCAGATGACGGTGGGAACTGTTAGCTCTAGCGGCACAGATGTTTCAGAAGCTTTGGATTTGGCAACCGTTATTAAAGCTTCCCAAGCTATCGCCAAGGAAATTCAACTCGATAACTTGCTTTCAAGCTTAATGCAAGTTGCTCTGGAGAATGCCGGCGCAGAAAAATGTGCTTTTATTCTGCAAAAATCAGGTCAACTTGTGATCGAAGCGCAGGGAATGAGCCGCAAATCTTTAGAGGTGAGTTTAACAGCTCAGGAGAAGCCGGCAACAGACAGCACAGATGCAAAACACACTTTAACAGTGTTGCAATCAATTCCCCTTGCATCTTGCCAAGACATTCCGATAACACTAATCAATTATGTCTCGCATACTCAAGAAACGCTGCTGCTTGATAATGCGACTGATGAGACAAATTTTGCAGCCGATTCTTATATCATTGAACATCAACCGAAATCAGTTTTATGCCTTCCGATTCTCAATCAGAATAAGTTAACTGGTATTCTTTACTTAGAAAATAATTTAACAACGGGTGCCTTTACGCCTGACAGATTGGAAGTGTTAAAAATTTTATCTTCCCAAGCAGCAATCTCTATTGAAAATGCTCAACTTTATTTAGCTGTTAAGGAAAGTGAGAGTCGGCTAACTCAATTTTTAGAAGCGCTGCCGGTGGGGGTTGGAATACTTGATAGTGGCGGTAAAGTTTACTATACCAATCACACGGCTCAGCAGCTACTGGGTAAAGGAGTCATCCCGGAAACTACCAGCGAGCAAATCCCTGAAGTTTATAAAATTTGTGTTGCCGGCACCGATCAGCAATATCCCGCTGAGAGATTGGCTGTTGTACGTGCCTTGAAAGGCGAAAGTGTTACAAATGCTGATATGGAAATTCATCAAGGCGATAAAATTATTCCCTTAGAAACTTGGGGAACGCCTATTTATGATGAAAAGGGCAATATTTCCTATGCTATTGTCGCCTTTCAAGACATTACAGAACGTAAAAAAGCAGAAGCAGAGCGAGCAAGATTTACTGAGGAACTTGCTCAACTAAATGATGATTTGAAACAAGCGCTAGACATTGAATTAGAATTAACCGATGCAACTGGACGTTTTGTGCCAAATGAATTTCTATCTTTTCTGGGATATGAAAGTATTGTTGATGCTAAATTAGGCGAGGCGGTGCAGAAGGAGATGTCGGTTTTATTTTCTGATATTCGTGATTTCACCACGCTTTCCGAAAGTATGACTCCGGAAAATAATTTTAAGTTTATCAATTCCTATCTAAGCCGCATGGAGCCGGCAATTATCGAAAATAATGGATTTATTGATAAATATATTGGCGATGCAATTATGGCTCTGTTTAGTGGCGGAGCAGATGATGCTGTGAAAGCGGCGATTTCCATGCTGCGCCGGCTGATTGAATACAATCAACATCGGGTATCGGTTGACTATCTACCCATTCAGATTGGCATTGGCATCAACACCGGCTCTTTGATGCTGGGAACCGTTGGAGGACAAAACAGGATGGATGGCACGGTGATCGGGGATGCGGTGAATTTAGCTTCTCGGATTGAAGGACTAACCAAAAATTATGGAGTGTCGCTATTAATCACTCATCATACTTTTATGGGTTTGGAAAATCCTGCTGATTATTCCTTCCGTCTGATTGATCGAGTAAAAGTTAAGGGTAAATCAGAAATGGTGTCAGTTTTTGAAATTTTTGATGCCGAGCCGGTTGAAATTAAAGAAGGGAAGTTGGCGACAAAAACACTATTTGAGCAAGCTTTGTTACTTTACTATTTGCAAAATTTTAGTGAGGCGGCACAATCTTTTCAAGAGTGCTTGCGGATTAATCCGCAAGATAAGGTGATTAAAATATATTTGGAACGGTGCCGGCAGCAAATAGGTTAG
- the fba gene encoding class II fructose-bisphosphate aldolase (catalyzes the reversible aldol condensation of dihydroxyacetonephosphate and glyceraldehyde 3-phosphate in the Calvin cycle, glycolysis, and/or gluconeogenesis): MALVPMRLLLDHAAENGYGLPAYNVNNMEQIQAIMRAADETNSPVILQASRGARSYAGENFLRHLILAAVETYPHIPIVMHQDHGNSPSTCYSAMKNNFTSVMMDGSLEADAKTPASFEYNVNVSREVVKVAHSIGVSVEGELGCLGSLETGMGEAEDGHGAEGVLSHDQLLTDPDQAVEFVEQTGVDALAVAIGTSHGAYKFTRKPTGEILAISRIEEIHRRLPNTHLVMHGSSSVPEDLLALINQYGGKIRETYGVPVEEIQKGIKSGVRKVNIDTDNRLAITAAVREALASKPEEFDPRHFLKPSIKYMQKVCADRYQAFGAAGHGTKVKQVSLEDFAAKYAKGELSSAPKKAVTA, translated from the coding sequence ATGGCGCTTGTACCTATGCGGCTGCTGCTGGATCACGCGGCTGAAAACGGTTACGGCCTCCCTGCTTATAACGTCAATAACATGGAGCAGATCCAAGCGATCATGCGGGCGGCAGATGAGACAAATAGCCCCGTGATTTTGCAAGCATCTCGCGGCGCTCGCAGTTATGCCGGCGAAAACTTCCTGCGCCACCTGATTTTGGCTGCGGTTGAAACCTATCCCCACATTCCCATTGTCATGCACCAGGATCATGGCAATTCTCCCTCCACCTGCTACTCTGCGATGAAAAATAATTTCACCAGCGTAATGATGGATGGATCTCTGGAGGCGGATGCCAAGACTCCAGCCAGCTTTGAGTACAACGTCAATGTCAGCCGCGAAGTGGTGAAAGTTGCTCACTCCATCGGTGTCAGCGTTGAAGGCGAACTGGGTTGCTTGGGTTCTCTGGAAACCGGCATGGGTGAAGCAGAAGATGGACATGGCGCTGAAGGCGTTTTGTCTCACGATCAACTGCTAACCGATCCCGATCAAGCGGTTGAATTCGTCGAGCAAACCGGCGTGGATGCTCTGGCAGTTGCAATTGGCACCAGCCACGGCGCTTACAAGTTCACCCGGAAGCCGACTGGGGAAATTTTGGCGATCAGCCGCATCGAAGAAATTCACCGCCGCTTGCCCAACACCCACTTGGTAATGCACGGTTCCTCCTCTGTGCCTGAAGATTTGCTGGCTTTAATTAACCAGTACGGCGGTAAAATCCGGGAAACCTACGGCGTGCCGGTTGAAGAAATCCAAAAGGGTATCAAGAGCGGTGTGCGTAAGGTGAATATCGACACCGACAACCGTCTGGCTATCACCGCTGCCGTGCGTGAAGCACTCGCTTCCAAGCCGGAAGAATTTGACCCCCGCCACTTCCTGAAGCCTTCTATCAAGTATATGCAGAAGGTTTGTGCCGACCGCTATCAGGCTTTTGGCGCTGCCGGTCATGGTACCAAGGTTAAGCAAGTGTCTCTCGAAGACTTTGCTGCTAAGTATGCCAAGGGCGAATTGAGTTCTGCTCCTAAGAAGGCTGTGACTGCCTAA
- a CDS encoding heme-binding protein, with the protein MSAALPVGFPQPTEIGEIEVKQYPEYRAVTYTHTGEAQQATGVAFNPLFQHISSNQIAMTTPVEARYLESSPAQIDSPNSVEVSFLYPNPDINPQQIDAGVKVTDYPAMTVVSAGIQGAYTWESYQTNLRRLHDWLAENPQYQVAGSPRRLLYNSPMTPESMKRSEVQIPISVQ; encoded by the coding sequence ATGTCTGCTGCTTTACCCGTTGGATTTCCCCAGCCTACTGAAATTGGTGAAATTGAAGTTAAGCAATATCCTGAGTATCGTGCTGTGACTTACACCCACACAGGCGAAGCACAGCAAGCAACGGGAGTGGCTTTTAATCCGCTGTTTCAACACATTAGCAGCAACCAAATTGCAATGACAACGCCGGTGGAAGCGCGTTATTTAGAAAGTTCGCCGGCACAAATTGATTCGCCAAACTCGGTAGAAGTTTCTTTTTTATATCCCAATCCCGACATTAATCCTCAGCAGATTGATGCGGGTGTGAAGGTGACAGATTATCCAGCTATGACAGTGGTGAGCGCCGGCATTCAAGGGGCTTATACGTGGGAAAGTTATCAAACCAATCTGCGCCGGCTGCACGATTGGCTGGCTGAAAACCCGCAGTATCAAGTAGCCGGTTCTCCCCGGCGGTTGCTGTACAATTCACCCATGACGCCAGAATCGATGAAACGCAGCGAAGTACAAATTCCGATTTCTGTGCAATAA
- a CDS encoding glycosyltransferase family 61 protein, which translates to MYFIYPKVEQLSVFIKSLLSRQELSSITVVNLLDLASQRGWPVENFNPATIQECEASKTIVEDSFDLVKHGRLRLTQFHESRICHSVKRGELYYSHLYGMVRYPIRETFTCEMPNAIILGSSGFVMTPELEMVSQSTAEPVDRLTVLLNSLSSASASFPPQPIPGKYVSLVGKYSAANYAHWLMDYLPRLALLDPLQTDFKVIVNAAPEAYRLESLELLGVSQDRIFEVREECLCFENLLFCHAADKMGVPKAVHLYKMRERLVTAATGTAHHPSPTRRIYISRAKASRSISNENELLPILREYGFEVINCEDYKLADQIRIFSEANVVAGAHGAGIFNQIFCNPGATVIEIFNRQRWEHAPRKISSILKHEHWHLFGENVDRDWNTQVDPHKFEKILSYALGDCTFKEGALHEKFY; encoded by the coding sequence ATGTACTTCATTTATCCGAAAGTTGAACAACTGAGCGTTTTCATAAAAAGCTTATTGAGCCGGCAAGAATTATCTTCCATTACGGTTGTTAATCTTCTCGATTTGGCATCACAGCGTGGTTGGCCGGTAGAAAACTTTAATCCTGCAACCATTCAAGAATGTGAAGCCTCAAAAACAATTGTCGAAGATAGTTTTGATTTAGTTAAGCATGGCCGGCTCCGGCTAACTCAATTTCATGAATCACGGATCTGCCACTCTGTAAAACGAGGCGAATTGTACTACTCTCATCTTTACGGAATGGTGCGTTACCCAATTCGCGAAACATTTACCTGTGAAATGCCGAATGCAATTATTTTGGGTTCAAGCGGATTTGTGATGACCCCTGAACTCGAAATGGTTTCCCAATCAACAGCAGAACCTGTTGATCGGTTAACAGTTTTGTTGAATTCTCTCTCCTCTGCTTCGGCAAGTTTTCCTCCTCAACCGATTCCCGGAAAATATGTCTCTTTAGTCGGCAAATATTCTGCCGCAAATTACGCCCACTGGCTGATGGATTACCTGCCCAGACTAGCACTTTTAGATCCTTTACAAACAGATTTTAAGGTGATTGTTAATGCTGCTCCCGAAGCTTATCGGCTGGAAAGCCTGGAATTATTGGGAGTTTCTCAAGATAGAATTTTTGAAGTAAGAGAGGAATGCCTTTGTTTTGAAAACTTACTTTTCTGTCACGCAGCCGATAAAATGGGGGTTCCGAAAGCAGTACATTTGTATAAAATGCGAGAACGCTTGGTAACGGCAGCAACCGGCACTGCTCACCATCCATCCCCAACCCGTCGGATTTATATCTCTCGTGCCAAAGCTTCCCGCAGCATTAGTAATGAAAATGAATTACTCCCGATTCTTCGGGAATATGGTTTTGAAGTAATTAACTGTGAAGATTACAAATTAGCCGATCAAATTCGCATATTTTCTGAAGCCAACGTGGTTGCCGGCGCTCATGGTGCGGGGATATTTAATCAAATTTTTTGCAATCCCGGTGCGACTGTTATCGAAATATTTAACAGGCAGCGCTGGGAACACGCCCCTCGCAAAATTTCGAGTATTCTAAAACACGAGCATTGGCATCTTTTTGGAGAGAATGTTGATCGCGATTGGAACACTCAAGTAGATCCGCACAAATTTGAGAAAATTTTGTCTTATGCCCTGGGAGATTGTACGTTTAAAGAGGGAGCTTTACATGAAAAATTCTACTAA
- a CDS encoding alpha/beta hydrolase, which translates to MSKLNRPNSKVSETQRRFKQPVVKFPAWAITPILLGSIVLAGICTAVMPASAAERVMLRLGPFQQSVEIADLERFAETGEVSTNLQPIAYLLTPDVRRVLSDRLELSPDQASDLVDELLKSPGGDRIVQAVRLILPGIGIEQVEAALMLAARQANNVSISSLFRALPGETITVDLSALVSALSKLNLPYLGTKALDSYLQQESSVEHEPVLPNFNPAAAGDKPVRQQTLTFSDRQRGRSLPVEVYWSTQSADSQQPLVVISHGLGSDRQALAYLASHLASHGMTVAAVEHPGSNVAWQAGAPITLDPSQLLAPSEFIDRPLDVSFVLDEFAKLNRQSGLLQGKLNTDQVSMIGHSLGGYTALALAGGELQLDELRDFCKNKLPVGYSAADWLQCSAANLIGNRRQLQDERVVQVIALNPIVGRLFGQTGLSKVTTPTLILAATEDVLAPALNHQLQPFTQLAGDKYLITAIGGTHLSVTESANLTRAGGQNSIVKERRGADIEPLRQLLQGVSLAFIKQQTPEAQTYAPFLSPTYARSLSTQALPLRLSTELPANLSRWLQVGTQE; encoded by the coding sequence ATGAGCAAGCTCAACCGGCCTAATAGTAAGGTATCTGAAACCCAACGTCGTTTCAAGCAGCCAGTGGTAAAATTTCCGGCGTGGGCAATAACGCCTATACTGCTAGGGAGTATTGTTCTAGCCGGCATCTGCACAGCCGTCATGCCGGCATCCGCAGCCGAACGCGTCATGCTGCGGCTTGGCCCTTTTCAGCAGTCAGTAGAAATTGCAGATTTAGAACGTTTCGCCGAGACGGGCGAAGTCTCTACCAACCTTCAACCCATAGCTTATTTGCTAACCCCGGATGTGCGGCGAGTGCTATCTGATCGTCTGGAACTCAGCCCCGATCAGGCAAGCGACCTAGTAGATGAGCTATTAAAATCACCTGGGGGAGATCGAATTGTTCAGGCAGTTCGGTTAATATTGCCTGGGATCGGCATTGAGCAAGTTGAAGCAGCCTTGATGCTGGCAGCCAGACAGGCAAACAACGTCAGCATCAGCAGCCTGTTTCGGGCGCTACCGGGCGAAACCATTACTGTGGATCTCAGTGCCCTAGTATCAGCACTTTCCAAACTTAATCTTCCCTATTTAGGCACAAAAGCTCTAGATTCTTACCTACAGCAGGAGTCGAGTGTCGAACACGAGCCGGTGCTGCCCAACTTTAACCCAGCCGCCGCCGGCGATAAACCTGTGCGGCAGCAAACCCTGACTTTTTCTGATCGGCAACGGGGGCGTTCCCTCCCCGTCGAAGTTTACTGGAGCACTCAGTCGGCAGACAGCCAGCAACCCCTCGTCGTCATCTCTCACGGGCTGGGTTCAGATCGCCAAGCTTTGGCCTATTTAGCCAGTCATCTCGCCTCTCACGGCATGACAGTCGCCGCCGTCGAACATCCCGGCAGCAATGTCGCTTGGCAAGCCGGTGCGCCGATTACCCTCGATCCTAGCCAACTCCTCGCACCCTCTGAATTTATTGATCGGCCTTTGGATGTTAGCTTTGTCCTTGATGAATTTGCCAAATTGAACCGGCAGTCTGGGTTGTTGCAGGGCAAACTTAACACCGATCAAGTGAGTATGATCGGTCATTCTTTGGGAGGCTACACAGCCTTAGCCCTTGCCGGCGGCGAATTACAGCTAGATGAATTACGAGACTTTTGCAAAAATAAGCTGCCGGTGGGCTACTCTGCCGCAGACTGGTTGCAATGTTCAGCAGCTAACTTAATCGGCAACCGTCGGCAGTTGCAAGATGAACGGGTTGTGCAAGTCATTGCCCTCAACCCGATTGTGGGACGCTTATTCGGGCAAACCGGCCTGAGCAAAGTTACCACGCCCACGTTAATTTTGGCGGCAACAGAAGACGTACTTGCGCCGGCACTTAACCACCAGCTACAGCCGTTTACTCAACTTGCCGGTGATAAATATCTGATAACAGCCATTGGCGGCACCCATTTAAGTGTGACTGAATCGGCTAACCTAACCCGTGCCGGTGGCCAAAATTCCATCGTCAAAGAACGTAGAGGGGCGGATATCGAACCCCTGCGCCAACTGCTGCAAGGCGTCAGTCTGGCATTTATCAAACAGCAGACACCAGAAGCGCAAACTTATGCCCCCTTCCTCTCACCTACCTACGCCCGATCCCTATCTACCCAGGCGCTGCCTCTGCGTTTGAGTACAGAATTGCCGGCTAATTTGAGTCGGTGGCTGCAAGTTGGCACTCAAGAATGA